The following coding sequences lie in one Myxococcus xanthus genomic window:
- a CDS encoding glycoside hydrolase family 15 protein — protein sequence MIPTPRLSHRRGQPPVLLLALLCAVGAGARAEVPIQRSFLRLPSSNGHGAVMLDVEQRKVTHFREHLFATEEPVIDAAGNDVFENGHPKVIHSRDLLFDAFFGLRSGGTQRWLSTQEADRDASGYAAWAPEKTGGTGLGALVQRVGTLEATTFVFAPQGLPHASFVMALRVRNTGTSAVTGVSAFSLHNFHLGFGRPGVMADLDENGETVELSGNDFVEKGFAGVLVARPLGTVARKSAWLSTTTGSQNAYSVVNGGGGQDLRDFTAQPSAGTGWATAYQFNLGDIPAGAERWVGVAFAHHGDPAAGATVRQWLTEYAGASGAQALVDAEVARWAAFQTDTVKVPAGMSADEESLLRHSAVVLHMAQVRSRDVYLRESLSRDGEPRRTRFKAPDGTPATLPGVVRHAGYGAVLASLPPGQWTYAWIRDGAYAVAAMATLGMQSDARDGLSYYLNADSGRFQHWRELEPYSMPPYIITLTRYHGFGVEETDFNEAGPNIEFDGFGLFLWALRHYERTTGDTTLVDQTWPTVSTKVGDALVALINPVTGLIRPDSSIWETHWKGRQRSWTYTSLTAARGLCDAAELAQRVGDTERAQRYRQAGESLRRAMAEKLTDSNFALASNLEELRKGRGYWDAAVFDAFAFELFDPAGKIAQATYRGLDLRLSSPAGAGWQRNDDRYDHPDGADMSPWGGEYDSAEWVIVSLRGAVAKRMGGDAARADRVLKWVTDQSLKNYLAVAETYDEFNGTYKYNTPMAGFGAGAYALALDHRAAGVNDPACGAYFDESTLTKQPDAGTGTPDAGTQHPDAGPQTPDAGTSRDNGADVGGGGCNATGPGAVALWVVLAFAGLAVALRRRGA from the coding sequence ATGATTCCCACCCCCCGCCTGTCTCACCGACGCGGCCAGCCGCCCGTGCTGCTCCTCGCGCTGCTGTGCGCCGTGGGCGCTGGCGCCCGCGCGGAAGTCCCCATCCAGCGCTCCTTCCTGCGCCTGCCGTCGTCCAACGGGCATGGCGCGGTGATGTTGGATGTGGAGCAGCGCAAGGTGACGCACTTCCGCGAGCACCTGTTCGCCACCGAGGAGCCCGTCATCGACGCGGCGGGCAATGACGTCTTCGAGAATGGCCATCCGAAGGTGATTCACTCCCGCGACCTGCTCTTCGACGCGTTCTTCGGGCTGCGCTCCGGGGGCACGCAGCGCTGGCTCAGCACGCAGGAGGCGGACCGGGACGCCAGCGGCTACGCGGCGTGGGCGCCGGAGAAGACGGGCGGTACGGGGCTGGGCGCGCTGGTGCAGCGGGTGGGAACGCTGGAGGCGACGACGTTCGTCTTCGCGCCGCAGGGCCTGCCGCACGCGTCCTTCGTCATGGCGCTGCGCGTGCGCAACACCGGCACGTCGGCCGTCACCGGCGTGAGTGCCTTCTCGCTCCACAACTTCCACCTGGGCTTCGGCCGTCCGGGCGTGATGGCGGACCTGGATGAGAATGGCGAGACGGTGGAGTTGAGCGGCAACGACTTCGTGGAGAAGGGCTTCGCGGGTGTGTTGGTGGCGCGGCCGCTGGGCACGGTGGCCCGGAAGTCGGCGTGGCTGTCCACCACGACGGGCTCACAGAACGCCTACTCGGTGGTGAATGGGGGCGGCGGGCAGGACCTGCGGGACTTCACGGCGCAGCCCTCGGCGGGCACGGGCTGGGCGACGGCGTACCAGTTCAACCTGGGGGACATCCCGGCGGGCGCGGAGCGGTGGGTGGGCGTGGCCTTCGCGCACCATGGTGACCCCGCGGCGGGGGCCACGGTGCGGCAGTGGCTGACGGAGTACGCGGGCGCGTCCGGCGCCCAGGCGCTGGTGGACGCGGAAGTGGCGCGGTGGGCGGCGTTCCAGACGGACACGGTGAAGGTGCCGGCGGGCATGTCGGCGGACGAGGAGTCCCTGCTGCGGCACTCGGCGGTGGTGCTGCACATGGCGCAGGTGCGTTCGCGTGACGTTTACCTGCGCGAGTCGCTGTCCCGGGATGGCGAGCCGCGCCGCACGCGCTTCAAGGCGCCTGACGGAACGCCGGCGACGCTGCCAGGCGTGGTGCGCCACGCGGGCTACGGCGCGGTGCTGGCGAGCCTGCCGCCCGGGCAGTGGACGTACGCCTGGATTCGGGACGGGGCCTACGCGGTGGCGGCCATGGCCACGTTGGGCATGCAGAGCGATGCCCGCGACGGGCTGTCCTACTACCTCAACGCGGACAGTGGCCGCTTCCAGCACTGGCGTGAGCTGGAGCCGTATTCGATGCCGCCGTACATCATCACCCTCACGCGCTACCACGGCTTCGGCGTGGAGGAGACGGACTTCAACGAGGCGGGGCCGAACATCGAGTTCGACGGCTTCGGTCTCTTCCTGTGGGCGCTGCGGCACTACGAGCGGACGACGGGTGACACCACGCTGGTGGACCAGACCTGGCCCACGGTGTCCACGAAGGTGGGGGACGCGCTGGTGGCGCTCATCAACCCGGTGACGGGGCTCATCCGTCCGGACTCGTCCATCTGGGAGACGCACTGGAAGGGGCGGCAGCGGTCGTGGACGTACACCAGCCTCACGGCGGCGCGCGGCCTGTGTGACGCGGCGGAGCTGGCGCAGCGGGTGGGGGACACGGAGCGCGCGCAGCGCTACCGGCAGGCGGGCGAGTCCTTGCGCCGGGCGATGGCGGAGAAGCTGACGGACAGCAACTTCGCGCTGGCCTCGAACCTGGAGGAACTGAGGAAGGGCAGAGGCTACTGGGACGCGGCGGTGTTCGACGCGTTCGCCTTCGAGCTGTTCGACCCGGCGGGGAAGATTGCCCAGGCGACCTATCGTGGACTGGACCTGCGCCTGTCCTCACCGGCGGGTGCGGGCTGGCAGCGCAACGATGACCGGTATGACCACCCGGATGGCGCGGACATGAGCCCCTGGGGTGGCGAGTACGACAGCGCGGAGTGGGTCATCGTCAGCCTGCGCGGCGCGGTGGCCAAGCGCATGGGCGGCGATGCGGCGCGTGCTGACCGCGTGCTGAAGTGGGTGACGGACCAGTCGCTGAAGAACTACCTGGCCGTGGCGGAGACGTATGACGAGTTCAACGGCACCTACAAGTACAACACACCCATGGCGGGCTTCGGCGCGGGCGCCTATGCACTGGCGCTGGACCACCGCGCGGCCGGGGTGAATGACCCGGCGTGTGGCGCGTACTTCGACGAGAGCACGCTGACGAAGCAGCCGGACGCGGGTACGGGCACGCCGGACGCGGGTACGCAGCACCCGGACGCCGGGCCGCAGACGCCGGATGCGGGCACGTCGCGGGATAACGGCGCGGACGTGGGCGGTGGCGGCTGCAACGCGACGGGGCCGGGCGCGGTGGCGCTGTGGGTGGTGCTGGCGTTCGCGGGACTGGCAGTGGCGCTGCGCCGTCGCGGAGCCTGA
- a CDS encoding sensor histidine kinase, whose amino-acid sequence MSEERRLPPHDLQVLGLAWLAGLPGSVAALVLVWLGDFSSKVQWTLTSLVVGTFLGVGLLVRERVMRPLHAVANLLAALREGDYSVRGRGARAGDALGEVLLEVNALGDTLREQRLGVLEAGALLEQVMEEIDVGVLAFDVAGTLRLVNRAGERLLGASRSQLVGKGAGALGLTDLLEGDVPRRLTRSFAEEGGPYELRRGSFRQGGLPHQLVVLADLRLALREQEREAWQRLVRVLSHEINNSLAPIGSIAEALRDTLLMAPRPSDWEEDAKSGLGIVARRSQSLARFMSAYASLARLPPPTPGAVEVDAWVRRVAALEKRRRVGVRAGPGLVLRGDVDQLEQLLINLVRNAVDAVLSAPEAVGDVWVSWAVLSPGAVEVWVEDEGPGMTDTGNLFVPFFTTKPQGSGIGLALSRQIAEAHGGSLRLENRPEGRGCRARLKLPQGA is encoded by the coding sequence GTGAGCGAGGAGCGCCGGCTACCGCCGCATGACCTGCAGGTGCTCGGGCTCGCGTGGCTCGCGGGCCTGCCGGGCTCGGTGGCCGCGCTCGTGCTGGTGTGGTTGGGGGACTTCTCTTCCAAGGTGCAGTGGACGCTGACCTCCCTGGTGGTGGGCACCTTCCTGGGCGTGGGCCTGCTGGTGCGCGAACGGGTGATGCGGCCGCTGCACGCGGTGGCCAACCTGCTGGCCGCCCTGCGCGAAGGGGACTACTCCGTGCGCGGCCGGGGGGCGCGGGCGGGGGATGCGCTGGGCGAGGTGCTGCTGGAGGTGAACGCGCTGGGGGACACCCTGCGTGAGCAGCGGCTGGGAGTGCTGGAGGCGGGCGCGCTCCTGGAGCAGGTGATGGAGGAGATTGACGTCGGCGTGCTGGCCTTCGACGTGGCGGGCACGCTGCGGCTGGTGAACCGCGCGGGCGAGCGGCTGCTGGGCGCGTCACGCTCGCAGTTGGTGGGAAAGGGCGCCGGAGCCCTGGGCCTGACGGACCTGCTGGAAGGCGACGTGCCTCGCAGGCTGACGCGCTCCTTCGCGGAGGAGGGCGGCCCCTACGAGTTGCGGCGAGGCTCCTTCCGGCAGGGCGGCCTGCCGCACCAGTTGGTGGTGCTCGCGGACCTGCGGCTGGCATTGCGTGAGCAGGAGCGCGAGGCCTGGCAACGGCTGGTGCGGGTGCTGAGCCACGAAATCAACAACTCGCTGGCGCCCATCGGCTCCATCGCGGAGGCGCTGCGCGACACGTTGCTCATGGCGCCGCGTCCGTCCGACTGGGAAGAGGACGCGAAGAGCGGATTGGGCATCGTCGCCCGTCGCTCCCAATCACTGGCGCGCTTCATGTCCGCCTACGCCAGCCTCGCGCGGTTGCCGCCTCCGACGCCAGGCGCCGTGGAGGTGGACGCGTGGGTGCGCCGGGTGGCCGCGCTGGAGAAGCGCCGGAGGGTGGGCGTGCGCGCGGGCCCCGGGTTGGTGCTGCGGGGCGACGTGGACCAACTGGAGCAACTGCTCATCAACCTGGTGCGCAACGCGGTGGACGCGGTGCTGTCCGCGCCGGAGGCCGTGGGGGACGTCTGGGTGTCCTGGGCCGTGCTGTCGCCGGGCGCGGTGGAGGTCTGGGTGGAGGACGAGGGCCCCGGCATGACGGACACGGGCAACCTCTTCGTGCCCTTCTTCACCACCAAGCCCCAGGGCAGCGGCATCGGTCTGGCGCTCAGCCGGCAAATCGCGGAGGCCCACGGAGGCAGCCTGCGCCTGGAGAACCGCCCCGAGGGCAGGGGCTGCCGCGCGCGCTTGAAGCTGCCCCAGGGCGCGTGA
- a CDS encoding sigma-54-dependent transcriptional regulator produces the protein MSESAPSLPNAPSAAARPPCVLVADDQADVLEALRLLLKRDGLTVVTSQSPAGALATLEAEDVDLVLMDLNYARDTTSGQEGIDLLGRIRAQDASLPVVVMTAWGSVEGAVEAMRAGARDYVQKPWDNTRLLATLRTQLELRRALKRSRRLEEENQHLRRGQGNQLALVSESRSMQPVRRLIERVAPSGANVLVTGEHGTGKEVVARLIHGGSTRSERAFVAVNSGGLSEGVFESELFGHVKGAFTDAKTDRIGCFELADGGTLFLDEIGNMPLSQQAKLLRVLQTGELHPVGSSKTRRVDVRVVSATNVDLSRAVAEGRFREDLLYRLNTVEVQLPPLRERREDIPLLAAHFLAEQGRRYGRPNVRLSSEALEALLAYAWPGNVRELEHAVERAMLMASGDEVTQEDLLLKRAGREGMTRLEEMTLEEVERYLIERALARHEGNVSEAAKGLGLSRSALYRRLQYYGIKGAR, from the coding sequence GTGTCTGAATCCGCCCCCTCCCTCCCGAATGCTCCCAGCGCCGCCGCGCGGCCTCCGTGTGTCCTGGTCGCCGACGACCAGGCGGACGTCCTGGAGGCCCTCCGGCTGCTCCTCAAGCGGGACGGACTCACCGTCGTCACCTCGCAGTCGCCCGCGGGTGCGCTCGCCACGCTGGAGGCCGAGGACGTGGACCTGGTCCTGATGGACCTGAACTACGCGCGCGACACCACCTCCGGGCAGGAGGGCATCGACCTGCTTGGCCGCATCCGCGCGCAGGATGCGTCCCTGCCGGTGGTGGTGATGACGGCGTGGGGCAGCGTGGAGGGCGCGGTGGAGGCCATGCGCGCCGGTGCTCGCGACTACGTGCAGAAGCCCTGGGACAACACGCGCCTGCTGGCCACGCTGCGCACCCAGCTGGAGCTGCGCCGGGCGCTGAAGCGCAGCCGCCGGCTGGAGGAGGAGAACCAGCACCTGCGCCGGGGGCAGGGCAATCAGCTCGCCCTGGTGTCCGAGTCCCGGTCCATGCAGCCGGTGCGGCGGCTCATCGAGCGGGTGGCGCCGTCTGGCGCCAACGTGCTGGTGACGGGCGAGCACGGCACGGGCAAGGAGGTGGTGGCGCGGCTGATTCATGGGGGCTCCACGCGCTCGGAGCGGGCCTTCGTCGCGGTCAACTCCGGCGGCCTGTCCGAGGGCGTCTTCGAGAGCGAGCTGTTCGGCCACGTGAAGGGCGCCTTCACGGATGCGAAGACGGACCGCATCGGCTGCTTCGAGCTGGCGGACGGCGGCACGCTCTTCCTGGACGAGATTGGCAACATGCCGCTGTCGCAGCAGGCCAAGCTGCTGCGCGTGCTCCAGACGGGCGAGCTGCACCCGGTGGGCTCGTCGAAGACGCGGCGGGTGGACGTGCGCGTGGTGAGCGCCACCAATGTGGACCTGTCGCGGGCGGTGGCGGAGGGCCGCTTCCGGGAAGATTTGCTGTACCGCCTCAACACGGTGGAGGTGCAACTGCCGCCCCTGCGCGAGCGTCGCGAGGACATCCCGCTGCTGGCCGCGCACTTCCTGGCCGAACAGGGCCGGCGCTACGGCAGGCCGAACGTCCGGTTGTCCTCGGAGGCGCTGGAGGCCCTGCTGGCCTATGCGTGGCCGGGCAACGTGCGCGAGCTGGAGCACGCGGTGGAGCGCGCGATGCTGATGGCGTCGGGTGACGAGGTGACGCAGGAGGACCTGCTGCTCAAGCGGGCCGGCCGCGAGGGCATGACGCGGCTGGAGGAGATGACGCTGGAGGAGGTGGAGCGCTACCTCATCGAGCGGGCGCTGGCGCGGCACGAAGGCAACGTGAGCGAGGCGGCGAAGGGACTGGGGCTGTCGCGCAGCGCGCTGTACCGGCGGCTCCAGTACTACGGCATCAAGGGCGCTCGGTGA
- a CDS encoding ABC transporter ATP-binding protein, whose product MPSPLISLRNVEKSYPLAGGRAWVLRRIDLDIQPGEFVTLMGPSGAGKSTLLSILGMLDVDWTGEYLLDGQAVHAMKPKARGELSRRTIGFVFQQYHLLDNLTVAENLEVPLSYRDLKRGEREALVGDMLDRFQLVGKKDLFPSQLSGGQQQLVGIARALIANPKVLLADEPTGNLHSQQAKQIMEVFQGLNRDGTTIIQVTHSEANAAYGHRVIQLADGWLQGA is encoded by the coding sequence ATGCCATCTCCGCTCATCTCCCTGAGGAACGTCGAGAAGTCCTACCCCCTGGCTGGCGGCCGGGCCTGGGTGCTGCGCCGCATCGACCTGGACATCCAGCCGGGCGAGTTCGTCACGCTGATGGGGCCTTCGGGCGCGGGCAAGTCCACGCTGCTGTCCATCCTGGGCATGCTGGACGTGGACTGGACGGGCGAGTACCTGCTGGATGGCCAGGCGGTACATGCGATGAAGCCCAAGGCGCGCGGGGAGCTTTCCCGGCGCACCATCGGCTTCGTGTTCCAGCAGTACCACCTGCTGGACAACCTGACGGTGGCGGAGAACCTGGAGGTGCCGCTGTCCTACCGCGACCTCAAGCGCGGCGAGCGCGAGGCCCTGGTGGGCGACATGCTGGACCGCTTCCAACTCGTGGGGAAGAAGGACCTCTTCCCCTCGCAGCTCTCCGGTGGGCAGCAGCAACTCGTGGGCATCGCCCGGGCGCTCATCGCCAACCCCAAGGTGCTGCTGGCGGACGAGCCCACGGGCAACCTCCATTCGCAGCAGGCGAAGCAAATCATGGAGGTCTTCCAGGGCCTCAACCGGGACGGCACCACCATCATCCAGGTGACGCACTCGGAGGCGAACGCCGCCTACGGCCACCGCGTCATCCAGCTCGCGGATGGTTGGTTGCAGGGCGCCTGA
- a CDS encoding ABC transporter ATP-binding protein — translation MMTNDTKTAASPEGAVAQEDAGAEPGKALIHLDGLTKVFETEDVETHALSNIHLNVRKGEWVAIVGPSGSGKSTLLAVLGLLDTATRGAYLLDGRSVLDLSATDRALVRNRHIGFIFQSFNLIGDLTVFENVELPLTYRGMPAAERKQRVERALEKVGMAHRARHMPGQLSGGQQQRVAVARAVAGDPLILLADEPTGNLDSKNGEAVMQLLTELHKGGATICMVTHDPAHARVATRTVSLFDGRIVQDEQRR, via the coding sequence ATGATGACGAACGATACGAAGACGGCTGCTTCCCCGGAAGGCGCGGTGGCGCAGGAGGACGCGGGCGCGGAGCCCGGCAAGGCGCTCATCCACCTGGACGGACTGACCAAGGTCTTCGAGACCGAGGACGTGGAGACGCACGCGCTCTCCAACATCCACCTCAACGTGCGCAAGGGAGAGTGGGTGGCGATTGTCGGCCCGTCGGGCTCGGGTAAGTCCACCTTGCTGGCGGTGCTGGGGCTGCTGGACACGGCGACGCGCGGGGCCTACCTGCTGGACGGGCGCAGCGTGTTGGACCTGTCCGCGACGGACCGGGCGCTGGTGCGCAACCGGCACATCGGCTTCATCTTCCAGAGCTTCAACCTCATCGGCGACCTGACGGTGTTCGAGAACGTGGAGCTGCCGCTGACGTACCGGGGCATGCCCGCCGCCGAGCGAAAGCAGCGGGTGGAGCGCGCGCTGGAGAAGGTGGGCATGGCGCACCGGGCCCGTCACATGCCGGGGCAGCTCTCCGGTGGTCAGCAGCAGCGCGTGGCGGTGGCGCGCGCGGTGGCGGGCGACCCGCTCATCCTCCTGGCGGACGAGCCCACGGGCAACCTGGACTCGAAGAACGGCGAGGCGGTGATGCAGCTCTTGACGGAGCTCCACAAGGGCGGCGCCACCATCTGCATGGTGACGCACGACCCGGCGCACGCGCGCGTGGCCACCCGCACGGTGAGCCTCTTCGACGGCCGCATCGTCCAGGACGAACAGCGCCGCTGA
- a CDS encoding ABC transporter permease has product MDALRRDVRYTLRSLRQSPGFALVAVLALALGIGANSAVFSVVNGVLLTPPPFSEPERVVHLQGNIAQAELQDISLSVPEYFDLATLSRAFESVAAYRGGNLTLTGRDTPQQLAAVAATPSFFATLGVSPVLGRAFTEAEAVQGRERVVVLTDTAWRVHFARDAHVLGQTMQLDGEPYTVVGVLPAGVAYPAWAEMYVPFVPTETQRQEDQRGARFLSVVGRLKPGVTQAAARTDLARVALEMEEAVPSRYRKVGWSFSVTSLDEKVVGNVRGTLWLLLGAVGFVLLAACSSVANLLLARMAARGREVSIRAALGASRSRLVAQFLTESLVLSLAGGVLGMLLALWGTDALVALVGEALPRASQVRLDARPLVFTMGVSLLTGVLFGLGPALHGSREDLSVAMREGSRGTEGHGSGRMRAGLVVGQVAVALVLLVGAGLFTKSFLALRAVDAGFTPEGVLTGKLVLPSARYPDAAHKVAFQRELLGRLQALPGVEAVGVTNLLPLGGRSDSSFDIEGRPRAPDEVWPAVEFRAVSPGYLRTLRVTPRQGHLLEGDGMEGPDAPWQVVINKTFADLYWPQGDALGQRLKLHWDAVQWTTVVGIVDDVREWGLDTPARPAAYYPAAKVPTPFLALAVRAKSGGSPEALRTAIEAELRAVDGNLALYAVAPLTRLVDESISSRQVSALLMGLFAGTALLLAALGISGVIGYSVAQRTREMGIRMALGASRTRVLTLVLGQGLRLTALGVVLGLGLSLGLARLLDAMLYGVAAYDGWTFAGVALLLGTVAVLAAWLPARRATRVDPAIALRAE; this is encoded by the coding sequence ATGGACGCACTTCGTCGTGACGTGCGGTACACGCTGCGCTCGCTGCGCCAGAGCCCCGGCTTCGCGCTGGTGGCGGTGCTCGCGCTGGCGCTGGGGATTGGCGCCAACAGCGCCGTCTTCAGCGTGGTGAACGGGGTGCTCCTCACGCCGCCGCCCTTCTCGGAGCCCGAGCGGGTGGTGCACCTCCAGGGGAACATCGCGCAGGCCGAGCTCCAGGACATCTCCCTGTCCGTGCCGGAGTACTTCGACCTGGCGACGCTGTCGCGCGCCTTCGAATCGGTGGCGGCCTACCGGGGCGGCAACCTGACGCTCACGGGCAGGGACACCCCCCAGCAGCTCGCCGCGGTGGCGGCCACACCGTCCTTCTTCGCCACGCTGGGCGTGTCGCCGGTGCTCGGCCGCGCCTTCACGGAGGCGGAGGCCGTCCAGGGGCGTGAGCGGGTGGTGGTGCTCACCGACACGGCGTGGCGCGTGCATTTCGCCCGGGACGCGCACGTGCTGGGCCAGACGATGCAGCTCGATGGCGAGCCGTACACGGTGGTGGGCGTGTTGCCCGCGGGGGTGGCCTACCCCGCCTGGGCGGAGATGTACGTGCCCTTCGTGCCCACCGAGACACAGCGGCAGGAGGACCAGCGCGGCGCCCGGTTCCTGTCGGTGGTGGGGCGGTTGAAGCCCGGCGTGACGCAGGCCGCGGCGCGCACGGACCTGGCGCGCGTGGCGCTGGAGATGGAGGAGGCCGTCCCCTCGCGGTACCGGAAGGTGGGTTGGTCCTTCTCGGTGACGTCGCTGGACGAAAAGGTCGTGGGCAACGTGCGCGGCACGCTGTGGCTGCTGCTGGGCGCGGTGGGCTTCGTGCTGCTGGCGGCGTGCAGCAGCGTGGCCAACCTGCTGTTGGCTCGGATGGCGGCGCGCGGACGCGAGGTGTCCATCCGTGCCGCGCTGGGGGCGAGCCGGAGCCGGCTGGTGGCGCAGTTCCTCACCGAGAGCCTGGTGCTGTCCCTGGCGGGCGGGGTGCTGGGGATGCTGCTGGCGTTGTGGGGCACGGACGCGTTGGTGGCACTGGTGGGAGAGGCGCTGCCTCGCGCGAGCCAGGTGCGGCTGGACGCGCGGCCGCTGGTGTTCACCATGGGCGTGAGCCTCCTCACGGGCGTGCTCTTCGGGCTCGGTCCGGCGCTGCATGGCAGCCGGGAGGACTTGAGCGTCGCCATGCGCGAGGGCAGCCGGGGCACGGAGGGCCATGGTTCGGGCCGGATGCGCGCGGGGCTGGTGGTGGGGCAGGTCGCGGTGGCGCTGGTGCTCCTGGTGGGCGCGGGGCTCTTCACCAAGAGCTTCCTGGCCCTGCGCGCGGTGGACGCGGGCTTCACGCCCGAGGGCGTGCTCACGGGCAAGCTCGTGCTGCCCTCCGCGCGCTACCCGGACGCGGCACACAAGGTGGCCTTCCAGCGGGAGCTGTTGGGCCGGCTCCAGGCGCTCCCGGGCGTGGAGGCCGTGGGGGTCACCAACCTGCTGCCGCTGGGAGGGCGCTCGGACAGCAGCTTCGACATCGAGGGACGGCCGCGGGCGCCGGATGAAGTCTGGCCCGCGGTGGAGTTCCGCGCCGTCAGCCCGGGTTACCTGCGCACGCTGCGCGTCACCCCGCGCCAGGGACACCTCCTGGAGGGAGACGGGATGGAGGGGCCGGACGCGCCCTGGCAGGTGGTCATCAACAAGACCTTCGCGGACCTCTACTGGCCCCAGGGGGATGCTCTGGGCCAGCGGTTGAAGCTGCACTGGGACGCGGTGCAGTGGACCACCGTGGTGGGCATCGTGGACGACGTGCGCGAATGGGGCCTGGATACGCCCGCGCGGCCCGCCGCGTACTACCCGGCGGCGAAGGTGCCCACGCCCTTCCTGGCGCTCGCGGTCCGGGCGAAGTCCGGCGGCAGCCCGGAGGCGCTGCGCACCGCCATCGAAGCGGAGCTGCGCGCCGTGGATGGCAACCTGGCGTTGTACGCGGTGGCGCCGCTGACGCGGTTGGTGGATGAGTCCATCAGCTCCCGCCAGGTGTCGGCGCTGCTGATGGGCCTGTTCGCGGGCACGGCGTTGCTGCTGGCGGCGCTCGGAATCTCCGGCGTCATCGGCTACTCGGTGGCGCAGCGCACGCGGGAGATGGGCATCCGCATGGCGTTGGGGGCCTCGCGGACCCGCGTGCTGACGCTGGTGCTGGGGCAGGGCCTGCGGCTCACCGCGCTGGGCGTGGTGCTGGGCCTGGGGCTGTCGCTGGGATTGGCGCGGCTGCTGGACGCAATGCTGTATGGGGTGGCGGCGTACGACGGGTGGACGTTCGCGGGCGTGGCGTTGCTGCTGGGCACGGTGGCCGTGCTGGCCGCCTGGCTTCCGGCGCGCCGGGCCACGCGCGTGGACCCGGCCATCGCCCTGCGAGCGGAGTAG
- a CDS encoding HlyD family secretion protein: MDIPKAKKPRRKPWVLAIGGACALLLVTVGLSRLRPAAPTVERASVWLDTVKRGPMVRQVKGAGTLVPEYIRWLTADTAGRVERIHVRPGATVTADTLLLELSNPDVQLQALEAERQLASVEADLIQVRMELETQRLAQEATVAALINESSEAGRRAAANEALHQKAHIGDLEMQQTREKAAELSRRLELERKKLQVVASSMKEQLTAQQGQVERLKAVARFRRAQVESMKVLAGEDGVLQDLPLELGQWVTPGVLLAKVVKPERLKAELRIAETQARDIQPGLKALVDTRNGVVEGQVARVAPAASQGTVRVEVSLPAELPRGARPDLTVEGTVELERLGDVLSVGRPAGAQPNATMALFRLMPGSDEAVRVPVQLGRGSVNAVEVLQGLQEGDQVVLSDMAAWDAVERVRLR; encoded by the coding sequence GTGGACATTCCCAAAGCCAAGAAGCCGCGTCGCAAGCCCTGGGTGCTCGCCATCGGTGGAGCCTGCGCGCTCCTGCTGGTGACGGTGGGCCTGTCACGGCTGCGCCCGGCTGCGCCCACGGTGGAGCGGGCCTCGGTGTGGTTGGACACGGTGAAGCGCGGACCCATGGTGCGCCAGGTGAAGGGCGCGGGCACGCTGGTGCCGGAGTACATCCGCTGGCTCACCGCGGACACGGCGGGCCGGGTGGAGCGCATCCACGTGCGGCCTGGGGCCACGGTGACGGCGGACACGCTCCTGTTGGAGCTGTCGAACCCGGACGTGCAGCTCCAGGCCCTGGAGGCCGAGCGTCAGCTGGCCAGCGTGGAGGCCGACCTCATCCAGGTGCGCATGGAGCTGGAGACGCAGCGGCTGGCCCAGGAGGCCACCGTGGCGGCGCTCATCAACGAGTCCTCCGAGGCGGGACGCCGCGCCGCCGCGAACGAGGCCCTACACCAGAAGGCACATATCGGCGACCTGGAGATGCAGCAGACGCGCGAGAAGGCCGCGGAGCTGAGCCGTCGCCTGGAGCTGGAGCGCAAGAAGCTCCAGGTGGTGGCGTCCAGCATGAAGGAGCAGCTCACCGCGCAGCAGGGACAGGTGGAACGCCTGAAGGCGGTGGCCCGCTTCCGCCGCGCGCAGGTGGAGTCGATGAAGGTGCTCGCGGGCGAGGATGGCGTGCTCCAGGACCTGCCGCTGGAGCTGGGGCAGTGGGTGACGCCGGGCGTGCTGCTGGCCAAGGTGGTGAAGCCGGAGCGGCTGAAGGCGGAGCTGCGCATCGCGGAGACGCAGGCGCGCGACATCCAGCCTGGGCTGAAGGCGTTGGTGGACACCCGCAACGGCGTGGTGGAAGGCCAGGTGGCGCGGGTGGCGCCCGCGGCGAGCCAGGGCACGGTGCGCGTGGAGGTGTCGCTGCCCGCGGAGCTGCCCCGCGGCGCGCGGCCGGATTTGACGGTGGAGGGCACGGTGGAGCTGGAGCGGCTGGGCGACGTGCTGTCCGTGGGGCGCCCGGCTGGCGCGCAGCCCAATGCCACCATGGCCCTCTTCCGCTTGATGCCGGGCAGTGATGAAGCCGTCCGCGTGCCGGTGCAGCTGGGCCGGGGCTCGGTGAACGCGGTGGAGGTGCTGCAGGGCCTTCAAGAAGGTGACCAGGTGGTGTTGTCGGACATGGCCGCGTGGGACGCAGTGGAGCGGGTGCGGCTGCGATGA